CGTTCGGCGACGGGGGGCCTTCGAGCAGGTTGGCGGTCGCCGGTCGTGCGGTGGTGCCGGCGGTGCGCTGGTAGACGGCGGCGAAGCGGCCGGCGACCTCGTGGATGCCGAACCGCCGCGCGACGGTGTCTCGACCGGCGGCCGCGACCGCCCGGGCCCGGACCGGGTCGTCGGCCGCGCCGCGGACGAACGCCGTCAGCGCGTCTCCGAAGGCGGCGAGGCTCGATGTGTCGGCGAGCAGGCCGTTGCGGCCGTGGTCGATGTAGTGGCCGAGCCCGCCGCGGCGGGGGCCGAGGACCAGCAGGCCCGCGTCCATGGCCTCCAGCACCGCGATGCCGAACTCTTCCTTGCGGCTGGGGCAGACGTAGAGGTGCGGAGTCGGCGCGGGCAGGCGGCGGCTCAGGCCGTGCTCCAGCGAACGGACGTCTTCGTTGCTCACGGCGGCCAGTACGGCGAGGCGGCCGGCCGCGGCCGGGTACCGGCTCGCCAGTTCCCGGATGCGGCCGAGGATCCGTGCTTCGTCGTCGTTCGGGTCGGTGGTGTCGCCGCCGACGAGCACGAGCGCGGTGTGCCGGTACAGACCCCGGCTCAGCCAGGCTTCGACGAGCAGGTCCTGCTGCTTGACCGGGTGCAGCCGGCCCACGGACAGCACGACCGGCAGGCCGCGGGCCTCGGGAACGAGCCGGGGCAACCCGGAACCGGCGGCGAACAACGAGTCGATCAGCTGCTCCTGCCGGACCTCGGCCGCGGCCACGGGCGAGACCACCGGGATGCCCTCGGCCACGGACTCCGGCTCCGGGCGCTCGCGCAGCCGGGGGAAGTACGCGGCGAGCTCCCCGTCCGGTCGGCCGGGCAGGCCGAGCAGGGTGTCGGCGGCCGCCACCAGCCGGTCGGCGGTGTACATCCGGTGCAGGTCGAAGCGGGCGGCCTGCCGGTCTCCCGGCCGGCCGGCCCGGTGCCGCTCGGCCAGCGAGCGGTGCGGGTCGGCGGTGAGGGTGAACACGGTCCGCGCGCCCATCGCCCGGGCCGCGTCCGCGACGGCGGCGGATCCGTCGTCGGAATAGCGCACGTGGACGACGTCCGGGGTGCGGTCCGCGAGCCACAGCAGGTGCCGGGCCAGGAACCCGATGGCCGGGCGGTGCCGGGCGAGCGCGGCCTGCGGCGGCGGGCCGGGGGAGTCGACGGGCAGCCGCAGCACCAGGTGCCCGTCGTCGCCGGCTTCCGCCAGCGTGTCCCGGTCGCGGAGCAGGTCCCGTCCGGCCAAGGTCAGCGTCACGACCCGCGCGATGCCGGCGTGGCGTGGCAAGGCGGTGCCGAGGTGCCGCGCCAGGACCGTGAGGCCGCCGCTGGCGCCGGCGCCGGGCTGGTCGAAGGAGCCCAGCAGCATCGACTGCGCCACGGTCAGCCCGCGCCGGTCCGCCGCCGGGACCGTCCACAAGGGACTTTCGAAGCCCTGTCCCGACTGCCGGGCCAAGCACACCGCGGACAGGGCGCGTTCGTAGGGATCCGCGGCGCGGATGTGGGCGGCGGCCAGGATTTCGGTCGCCGCCGGCGCTTCGTCGAGCTGGGACAGGTAACGCCACAGGGCG
The window above is part of the Amycolatopsis camponoti genome. Proteins encoded here:
- a CDS encoding glycosyltransferase family 4 protein, which translates into the protein MISQDTRTTAVADPVAVLRTLTPGAGPDRADAVRRALHPGFAGPALVEYAGAVPDGTDPDGAVAALRALTRRTGTPGPGEVLVAVPETGDAALDDLAGSVALDLFADAVAAHGKAAAAAAIGTAFAVAPPRRGALLLDLAERHGLHCLPVSAAADAGPGDRRYRHALWRYLSQLDEAPAATEILAAAHIRAADPYERALSAVCLARQSGQGFESPLWTVPAADRRGLTVAQSMLLGSFDQPGAGASGGLTVLARHLGTALPRHAGIARVVTLTLAGRDLLRDRDTLAEAGDDGHLVLRLPVDSPGPPPQAALARHRPAIGFLARHLLWLADRTPDVVHVRYSDDGSAAVADAARAMGARTVFTLTADPHRSLAERHRAGRPGDRQAARFDLHRMYTADRLVAAADTLLGLPGRPDGELAAYFPRLRERPEPESVAEGIPVVSPVAAAEVRQEQLIDSLFAAGSGLPRLVPEARGLPVVLSVGRLHPVKQQDLLVEAWLSRGLYRHTALVLVGGDTTDPNDDEARILGRIRELASRYPAAAGRLAVLAAVSNEDVRSLEHGLSRRLPAPTPHLYVCPSRKEEFGIAVLEAMDAGLLVLGPRRGGLGHYIDHGRNGLLADTSSLAAFGDALTAFVRGAADDPVRARAVAAAGRDTVARRFGIHEVAGRFAAVYQRTAGTTARPATANLLEGPPSPNADPR